A genomic region of Alistipes megaguti contains the following coding sequences:
- the pckA gene encoding phosphoenolpyruvate carboxykinase (ATP), giving the protein MDKMDLKKYGITGVTEIVYNPSYDELFREETKKGLRGYEKGQLTETGAVNVMTGVYTGRSPKDKFFVMDETTKDTIWWTSDEYKNDNKPVTKKAWKELKKIAAEELSGKKLYVVDTFCGANENSRLKIRFIMEVAWQAHFVKNMFIRPTDEELEKYGEPDFVVLNASKAKVKNYKELGLNSETAVVFNLTEKMQVIINTWYGGEMKKGMFSYMNYLLPLKGMASMHCSANTNEKGETAIFFGLSGTGKTTLSTDPKRQLIGDDEHGWDDDGVFNFEGGCYAKVINLSKENEPDIWNAIRRNALLENVTVDKKGKIDYADKSVTENTRVSYPIFHIENIVKPVSKAPAAKKVIFLSADAFGVLPPVSILTPEQTKYYFLSGFTAKLAGTERGITEPTPTFSACFGAAFLSLHPTKYGQELVKKMEKSGAKAYLVNTGWNGTGKRISIKDTRGIIDAILDGSIDKAPTKMIPVFDFKVPTELPGVDSHILDPRDTYADASQWDEKAKDLAGRFIKNFQKFTGNEEGKNLVAAGPKL; this is encoded by the coding sequence ATGGACAAAATGGATCTGAAAAAGTACGGGATCACGGGCGTAACCGAGATCGTGTACAATCCCTCCTACGACGAACTGTTCCGTGAGGAGACCAAGAAAGGCCTGCGTGGGTATGAGAAGGGTCAGTTGACCGAGACGGGAGCCGTTAACGTAATGACGGGAGTCTATACGGGCCGTTCGCCCAAGGACAAGTTCTTCGTGATGGACGAAACCACGAAGGATACGATCTGGTGGACCTCCGACGAGTACAAGAACGATAACAAGCCCGTGACGAAGAAGGCTTGGAAAGAGCTGAAGAAGATCGCAGCCGAGGAGCTCTCGGGCAAGAAGCTCTACGTGGTTGATACGTTCTGCGGCGCCAACGAGAACTCGCGTCTGAAGATCCGTTTCATCATGGAGGTTGCCTGGCAGGCTCACTTCGTGAAGAACATGTTCATCCGTCCGACGGATGAGGAGCTGGAGAAGTACGGCGAGCCCGATTTCGTGGTACTGAACGCTTCGAAAGCCAAGGTGAAAAACTACAAGGAGCTGGGTCTGAACTCGGAGACGGCCGTAGTCTTCAACCTCACGGAGAAGATGCAGGTGATCATCAACACCTGGTACGGCGGTGAGATGAAGAAGGGTATGTTCTCCTACATGAACTACCTGCTGCCGCTGAAGGGCATGGCTTCGATGCACTGCTCGGCCAACACGAACGAGAAGGGCGAAACGGCCATCTTCTTCGGTCTGTCGGGAACGGGCAAGACCACGCTGTCGACCGATCCGAAGCGTCAGCTGATCGGTGACGACGAGCACGGATGGGACGACGACGGCGTCTTTAACTTCGAGGGCGGTTGCTACGCCAAGGTGATCAACCTCTCGAAGGAGAACGAGCCCGACATCTGGAACGCCATCCGCCGCAACGCCCTGCTGGAGAACGTAACCGTGGACAAGAAGGGCAAGATCGATTACGCCGACAAGTCGGTAACGGAGAACACCCGTGTATCGTACCCGATCTTCCACATCGAGAATATCGTTAAGCCGGTATCGAAGGCTCCGGCCGCCAAGAAGGTGATCTTCCTCTCGGCCGATGCATTCGGCGTGCTGCCCCCGGTATCGATCCTGACTCCGGAGCAGACGAAGTACTACTTCCTGTCGGGCTTCACCGCCAAGCTGGCCGGTACGGAGCGTGGTATCACCGAGCCGACGCCGACTTTCTCGGCTTGCTTCGGTGCCGCCTTCCTGTCGCTGCACCCGACGAAGTACGGCCAGGAGCTGGTCAAGAAGATGGAGAAGTCGGGCGCCAAGGCCTACCTCGTGAACACGGGTTGGAACGGCACCGGCAAGCGTATCTCGATCAAGGATACGCGTGGCATCATCGACGCCATCCTCGACGGCTCGATCGACAAGGCTCCTACGAAGATGATCCCTGTCTTCGACTTCAAGGTGCCCACCGAGCTGCCGGGTGTTGACTCGCACATCCTCGATCCGCGCGACACGTATGCCGATGCATCGCAGTGGGACGAGAAGGCCAAGGACCTCGCCGGCCGCTTCATCAAGAACTTCCAGAAGTTCACGGGCAACGAGGAGGGCAAGAACCTCGTGGCTGCCGGCCCGAAGTTGTAA
- the hemW gene encoding radical SAM family heme chaperone HemW: protein MAGLYLHIPFCKRVCAYCDFFKEVGTRRMGPLIEAMHREMESRRDYLGQEAVRTRYFGGGTPSLCPPDVLKGLLDHAAELFDCSQVEETTLEANPDDLTPEYLEALRRAGIDRLSIGIQSFDDACLRLMNRRHTAAQAEEAVRNARKAGFENITVDLIFGVPGFGGDSLRRSIDRTLELGVEHISAYHLTIEPGTAFGRRMERGEFAPVDETVSETEYALVHERLTGAGYEHYEVSNFARPGFRARHNSAYWHGVKYLGIGPAAHSFDGRERHWNASSVDRYLAGEAPEAEILTDRDRFNEYVMTRLRTAEGIDLGQAEALFGPDRTARMRHEAEGWIRAGILRIEGTQMAIPAERMLVSDAVIEELFET from the coding sequence ATGGCCGGACTCTACCTTCATATCCCCTTCTGCAAGCGCGTATGCGCCTACTGCGACTTCTTCAAGGAGGTCGGAACCCGCCGCATGGGCCCGCTCATCGAAGCCATGCACCGCGAAATGGAGTCCCGTCGCGACTATCTCGGCCAGGAAGCCGTCCGAACCCGCTATTTCGGCGGCGGAACCCCCTCGCTCTGCCCGCCCGACGTGCTGAAAGGACTCCTGGACCACGCCGCAGAGCTCTTCGACTGCTCGCAGGTCGAGGAGACCACCCTCGAAGCCAACCCCGATGACCTGACTCCCGAATACCTCGAAGCCCTGCGACGGGCCGGCATCGACCGTCTGTCGATCGGCATCCAGTCGTTCGACGACGCCTGTCTGCGGTTGATGAACCGCCGTCACACCGCCGCTCAAGCCGAAGAGGCTGTCCGGAACGCCCGCAAGGCCGGTTTCGAAAATATCACCGTCGATCTGATTTTCGGCGTGCCGGGTTTCGGCGGCGATTCGCTCCGCCGTTCGATCGACCGCACGCTGGAGCTCGGCGTCGAACACATCTCGGCCTATCACCTCACGATCGAACCCGGTACGGCCTTCGGCCGCCGGATGGAGCGCGGCGAGTTCGCCCCGGTGGACGAAACGGTCAGCGAAACGGAGTATGCGCTGGTTCACGAGCGACTCACCGGTGCCGGCTATGAGCACTACGAGGTTTCGAATTTCGCCCGTCCCGGGTTTCGAGCCCGCCACAACTCGGCCTACTGGCACGGCGTCAAATACCTCGGAATCGGTCCGGCGGCCCACTCCTTCGACGGCCGCGAACGCCATTGGAACGCCTCGTCCGTCGACCGCTACCTCGCCGGCGAAGCCCCCGAAGCGGAGATCCTCACCGACCGCGACCGTTTCAACGAGTATGTGATGACCCGGCTGCGCACGGCCGAGGGGATCGACCTCGGACAGGCCGAAGCCCTTTTCGGCCCCGATCGCACCGCCCGCATGCGCCATGAGGCCGAAGGCTGGATCCGGGCCGGAATCCTCCGCATCGAGGGGACGCAAATGGCCATTCCGGCCGAACGCATGCTCGTTTCGGATGCCGTCATCGAAGAGCTCTTCGAAACGTAA
- the glgP gene encoding alpha-glucan family phosphorylase, whose product MSNAKHTPDFLFEVSWEVCNKVGGIHTVISTKAQTVTRKFGDRYLLLGPDLSHEGVNPEFEEDQNLLKAWRQGLYNEGIRVRAGHWKIKGEPTVLLVDFSSLIPRKDEILKSLWESYHVDSISGQWDYIEPVLFGWAAGVVIASYVKSFGAPTDRIAAHFHEWQTAAGGLYLRNHSPYVATVFTTHATVMGRCIAGNRLPLYNSLTKLNADELARRFNVVAKHSIEKMAATYHDAFLTVSDITANECKYLLGREPDGVTPNGFENDFVWSGDEYYAKRDEARKAMINVAEACLGEKFTEDPLIVGTSGRYEFRNKGIDVFIESLKILAESDKFQREILAYITVPAGNRGPRVDLQAHLADPSKPIDASQYKYSTHYLEDQTWDPIVNALKDSPLTKPGSKVRVIFVPTYLNHNDGIFNKDYYELLVGMDLTVFPSYYEPWGYTPLESVAFSVPTITTTLAGFGMWVDKQREHAGVEVIRRDDYNDKEVEQNIADALLRFSQLDEKHVNEIRTSAYEISTTALWEHLYAAYEQAYSEAVESSIVRTNRATLDDGGAKTEQINFVRQQLFVEKPNWSRMMVDKTLPKRLHALEELSRNLWWCWNPGARDLFESIDPTLWAECERNPIALLDKLSVERIRELEKDSNFLALLDAVHTQFRDYMNEKPDPKATSISYFSMEYGLHSSLKIYSGGLGILAGDYLKEASDRNVPMAAVGLLYRYGYFTQRLSAQGAQEATYEAQNFYKLPISPVRDEAGNWMTISIAFPGRTLLARIWKCQVGRTDLYLLDADIEDNLEEDRQVTHYLYGGDWENRLKQEILLGIGGIRALCKLGIKHDVYHCNEGHAAFIGIERIRDLVNHRKLSFSEALEVVRSSSLFTTHTPVPAGHDAFPESMIRQYMSHYPDVLGITWEQYINLGKTNPNDPNEKFSMSVLACNLSQEVNGVSWLHGEVSKEIFGNMWPGYFKNELHIGYVTNGVHFPTWIATSLRRLYARYFADGFEGHTYDIPAWQKVHNIPDAELWEERMKLKDKLIKHIRKRYSDPKQVRLESPRQMLQVIEGIRPDVLTIGFARRFATYKRAYLLFTNLDRLSAIVNNKERPVQFIFAGKAHPNDKPGQDLIKRIVEVAAMPQFVGKILFLQNYDMELARRMVQGVDVWLNTPTRPLEASGTSGEKCVMNGVMQFSVLDGWWVEGYKEGAGWALPMERTFTDQHFQDELDAEMIYNTIEEQIAPKYYSRGTDNIPHDWVASIKKCVADIASNFTTNRMLIDYEERFYNKLAARKHLMSADSYRMAREIAAWKRKVSAAWDKVHAVDVQRVKIDKEAVYVGEKYHFSVTVDVANLRPEDIGVEMVLARQIVGGQSVNVTRTIQLERTKIEGSQVTYALDYTPDEAGTFDVALRIYPSNPNLPHRMDFALVKWA is encoded by the coding sequence ATGAGCAACGCTAAACACACTCCCGACTTCCTGTTCGAGGTAAGTTGGGAGGTATGCAACAAGGTGGGCGGAATCCACACCGTCATCTCGACCAAAGCACAGACCGTCACCCGAAAATTCGGCGACCGCTACCTCCTGCTCGGCCCCGATCTCTCGCACGAAGGCGTAAACCCCGAATTCGAGGAGGATCAGAACCTGCTCAAGGCCTGGCGCCAGGGCCTCTACAACGAGGGGATCCGCGTCCGCGCCGGACACTGGAAAATCAAGGGCGAACCCACGGTCCTGCTCGTCGACTTCTCGTCGCTGATCCCCCGCAAGGACGAAATCCTCAAGAGCCTCTGGGAATCCTACCACGTCGACTCGATCTCCGGTCAGTGGGACTACATCGAACCCGTCCTCTTCGGCTGGGCCGCCGGTGTGGTGATCGCCTCCTACGTCAAGAGTTTCGGCGCTCCGACCGACCGCATCGCCGCCCACTTCCACGAGTGGCAGACCGCCGCCGGAGGACTCTACCTGCGCAACCATTCGCCCTACGTGGCCACGGTATTCACCACCCACGCCACCGTCATGGGCCGCTGCATCGCCGGAAACCGACTGCCGCTCTACAACTCGCTCACGAAACTCAACGCCGACGAACTGGCCCGCCGCTTCAACGTCGTGGCCAAACACTCGATCGAAAAGATGGCCGCCACGTATCACGACGCCTTCCTCACCGTGAGCGACATCACGGCCAACGAATGCAAATACCTGCTTGGCCGCGAACCCGACGGCGTAACCCCCAACGGCTTCGAAAACGACTTCGTCTGGTCGGGCGACGAGTACTACGCCAAACGCGACGAGGCCCGCAAGGCCATGATCAACGTAGCCGAAGCCTGCCTGGGCGAAAAATTCACCGAAGATCCGCTGATCGTCGGAACCAGCGGCCGCTACGAATTCCGCAACAAGGGCATCGACGTCTTCATCGAGTCGCTGAAGATCCTCGCCGAGTCGGACAAGTTCCAGCGCGAAATCCTCGCCTACATCACCGTGCCGGCCGGAAACCGCGGCCCGCGCGTCGACCTGCAGGCCCACCTGGCCGATCCGTCGAAACCCATCGACGCCTCGCAGTACAAATACTCGACCCACTATCTGGAGGACCAGACCTGGGACCCGATCGTCAACGCCCTGAAGGACAGCCCGCTGACCAAACCCGGTTCGAAGGTCAGGGTAATCTTCGTCCCCACGTACCTCAACCACAACGACGGCATCTTCAACAAGGACTACTACGAACTGCTCGTCGGCATGGACCTGACGGTCTTCCCCTCCTACTACGAACCGTGGGGCTACACCCCGCTGGAGTCGGTGGCCTTCTCCGTGCCCACGATCACCACGACACTCGCCGGGTTCGGCATGTGGGTCGACAAGCAGCGTGAACATGCCGGCGTGGAGGTCATCCGCCGCGACGACTACAACGACAAGGAGGTCGAGCAGAACATCGCCGACGCCCTGCTGCGCTTCTCGCAGCTCGACGAAAAACACGTCAACGAGATCCGCACCTCGGCCTACGAAATCTCCACGACGGCCCTCTGGGAGCACCTCTACGCCGCCTACGAACAGGCCTATTCCGAGGCGGTCGAGAGCTCGATCGTCCGCACCAACCGCGCCACGCTCGATGACGGCGGAGCCAAGACCGAACAGATCAACTTCGTGCGGCAGCAACTCTTCGTCGAGAAGCCCAACTGGAGCCGCATGATGGTCGACAAGACCCTGCCCAAGCGGCTGCATGCCCTCGAGGAGCTCTCGCGCAACCTCTGGTGGTGCTGGAACCCCGGCGCCCGCGACCTGTTCGAGAGCATCGATCCGACGCTCTGGGCCGAATGCGAGCGGAACCCCATCGCCCTTCTCGACAAGCTCAGCGTCGAGCGCATACGCGAACTCGAAAAGGATTCGAACTTCCTCGCCTTGCTCGATGCCGTGCACACCCAGTTCCGCGACTACATGAACGAGAAGCCCGACCCGAAGGCCACCTCGATCTCCTATTTCTCGATGGAGTACGGCCTGCACTCCTCGCTGAAGATCTATTCGGGAGGTCTGGGCATCCTGGCCGGAGACTATCTCAAGGAGGCTTCGGACCGCAACGTCCCGATGGCCGCCGTCGGACTGCTCTACCGCTACGGATACTTCACGCAGCGCCTCTCGGCCCAGGGTGCCCAGGAGGCCACCTATGAGGCCCAGAACTTCTACAAGCTGCCGATCTCGCCCGTGCGCGACGAGGCCGGAAACTGGATGACCATCTCGATCGCCTTCCCGGGACGTACGCTCCTGGCCCGCATCTGGAAATGCCAGGTCGGACGTACGGACCTCTACCTGCTCGACGCCGACATCGAGGACAACCTCGAGGAGGATCGTCAGGTGACCCACTACCTCTACGGCGGCGACTGGGAAAACCGTCTCAAGCAGGAGATCCTGCTCGGAATCGGCGGTATCCGCGCCCTGTGCAAACTCGGCATCAAGCACGACGTATACCACTGCAACGAGGGCCACGCCGCCTTCATCGGCATCGAGCGCATCCGCGACCTGGTCAACCACCGCAAACTCTCCTTCTCGGAGGCCCTGGAGGTGGTCCGCTCGTCGTCACTCTTCACGACCCACACCCCCGTGCCGGCCGGCCACGACGCCTTCCCCGAGTCGATGATCCGCCAGTACATGTCGCACTATCCCGACGTGCTGGGAATCACCTGGGAGCAGTACATCAACCTCGGCAAGACGAATCCCAACGATCCGAACGAAAAGTTCTCGATGTCGGTGCTGGCCTGCAACCTCTCGCAGGAGGTCAACGGCGTATCGTGGCTCCACGGCGAGGTCTCGAAGGAGATTTTCGGCAACATGTGGCCCGGATACTTCAAGAACGAACTCCACATCGGATACGTCACCAACGGCGTGCACTTCCCGACCTGGATCGCCACGTCGCTGCGCCGCCTCTACGCCCGCTACTTCGCCGACGGATTCGAAGGTCATACCTATGACATCCCCGCCTGGCAGAAGGTGCACAACATCCCCGACGCCGAACTCTGGGAGGAGCGCATGAAGCTCAAGGACAAGCTCATCAAGCATATCCGCAAGCGTTACAGCGATCCCAAGCAGGTGCGTCTCGAATCGCCGCGCCAGATGCTGCAGGTCATCGAGGGGATCCGTCCCGACGTGCTGACCATCGGTTTCGCCCGCCGCTTCGCCACCTACAAGCGCGCCTACCTGCTCTTCACGAACCTCGACCGCCTCTCGGCCATCGTCAACAACAAGGAGCGCCCCGTACAGTTCATCTTCGCCGGCAAGGCGCACCCCAATGACAAGCCGGGTCAGGATCTGATCAAACGCATCGTCGAGGTGGCCGCCATGCCGCAGTTCGTGGGCAAGATCCTCTTCCTGCAGAACTATGACATGGAGCTGGCCCGCCGCATGGTTCAGGGCGTGGACGTATGGCTCAATACGCCGACCCGTCCGCTCGAGGCCTCGGGTACGTCGGGCGAAAAGTGCGTCATGAACGGCGTCATGCAGTTCTCGGTACTCGACGGATGGTGGGTCGAAGGCTACAAGGAGGGCGCCGGTTGGGCCCTGCCGATGGAGCGCACCTTCACCGACCAGCACTTCCAGGACGAACTCGACGCCGAGATGATCTACAACACCATCGAGGAGCAGATCGCCCCGAAATACTACAGCCGCGGCACGGACAACATCCCCCACGATTGGGTAGCCTCGATCAAGAAGTGCGTCGCCGACATCGCCTCGAACTTCACCACCAACCGCATGCTGATCGACTACGAGGAGCGGTTCTACAACAAACTTGCCGCCCGCAAGCACCTGATGAGCGCCGATTCCTACCGCATGGCCCGCGAAATCGCCGCCTGGAAACGCAAGGTATCGGCCGCCTGGGACAAGGTGCATGCCGTCGACGTACAGCGCGTGAAGATCGACAAGGAGGCCGTCTATGTCGGTGAAAAGTACCACTTCTCGGTGACGGTCGACGTCGCCAACCTCCGCCCCGAAGACATTGGCGTCGAGATGGTCCTCGCCCGTCAGATCGTCGGCGGTCAGTCGGTCAACGTCACCCGCACGATCCAGCTCGAACGCACCAAAATCGAAGGCAGTCAGGTCACCTATGCTCTGGACTACACCCCCGACGAGGCCGGCACGTTCGACGTGGCGCTGCGTATCTACCCCTCGAACCCCAATCTCCCCCACCGTATGGACTTTGCCCTCGTGAAGTGGGCCTGA
- a CDS encoding glycogen debranching enzyme N-terminal domain-containing protein produces MSALTFDKSELGNLEYSLQREMLATDRIGGYMSTTIVCCNTRRYHGLMVAPIDTSDRTYVLLSALDETIIQHDQSFNLALHRYKGTYEPRGHKYITDFEYTPTPTITYRVGGVILKKEMLWIHKRTQLMIRYTLVDAHSETRLRLRPFLAFRDKHELTHANMKADGHSYPAVNGVKCRLYGSFPWLYLQTNKPDTEFVPAPDWYYNFEYLQDIARGYEGHEDLMTTGYFETELKKGESIIFSASLDEMGSTKTIDELFAGSIARRTHKIDFISCLEHSARQFLIRRPGNRTEVIAGYPWHGVTGRETFISLPGITLRQNHKEDCMDALDTQTRNLCHGMFCGGFSAAQGADTPLWFFWTLQQLEPQIGAKALWERYGETMKQILEAYREGVAGRVILNENGLVWASCESQPMTWMDAMIDGKPVTPRNGYQVEVNALWYNALCYTLKLAAENGDKKFVKAWEKLPEKTKAAFNELFTLPEGYLADYIGFEGPAREIRPNMIIACGLPFKMIDEQTQLAVIQTVRQHLLTPKGLRTLSPRNPLYKGSQEGSPRERQFSAKNGSVWTWLLEFYVQACFDINGDSFLPEAEEILENFNEDIQTYGIGSIGELFDADPPYSPRGAISQAWSVGAVLDIYAMIQERKARMAAEPKKKSTRKTTAKTTAAKAAAKTTAKEAVKKTEAVKEAKTAEAKPAKKTTRKAATKKTAAK; encoded by the coding sequence ATGTCAGCATTAACCTTCGACAAAAGCGAACTCGGAAACCTGGAGTACTCCCTCCAGCGCGAAATGCTCGCTACCGACCGAATCGGCGGATACATGAGCACGACGATCGTCTGCTGCAACACGCGCCGCTATCACGGACTGATGGTCGCCCCCATCGACACCAGCGACCGCACCTATGTGCTGCTGTCGGCACTCGACGAAACCATCATCCAGCACGACCAGTCCTTCAACCTGGCCCTCCACCGCTACAAGGGGACCTATGAGCCCCGCGGCCACAAGTACATCACCGATTTCGAGTACACGCCTACCCCCACGATCACCTATCGCGTCGGCGGCGTGATCCTCAAAAAGGAGATGCTCTGGATCCACAAGCGCACGCAGCTCATGATCCGCTACACGCTCGTGGATGCCCACTCCGAAACCCGGCTCCGCCTCCGCCCGTTCCTCGCTTTCCGCGACAAGCACGAGCTGACCCATGCCAACATGAAGGCCGACGGACACTCCTATCCCGCTGTCAACGGCGTCAAGTGCCGCCTCTACGGCTCGTTCCCCTGGCTCTACCTCCAGACCAACAAGCCCGACACGGAATTCGTCCCGGCTCCCGACTGGTACTACAACTTCGAATACCTGCAGGATATCGCCCGCGGCTATGAGGGCCACGAGGATCTGATGACCACCGGATACTTCGAAACCGAACTCAAGAAGGGCGAAAGCATCATCTTCTCCGCCTCGCTCGACGAAATGGGCTCGACGAAGACCATCGACGAACTCTTCGCCGGCTCGATCGCCCGCCGTACCCACAAGATCGACTTCATCAGCTGCCTCGAACACTCGGCCCGTCAGTTCCTGATCCGCCGCCCGGGCAACCGCACCGAAGTCATCGCCGGGTACCCCTGGCACGGCGTCACGGGCCGCGAAACCTTCATCTCGCTGCCCGGCATCACGCTGCGGCAGAACCACAAGGAGGATTGCATGGATGCCCTCGACACACAGACCCGCAACCTCTGTCACGGCATGTTCTGCGGAGGCTTCTCGGCCGCCCAGGGCGCCGACACCCCGCTGTGGTTCTTCTGGACGCTGCAGCAGCTCGAACCCCAGATCGGCGCCAAGGCCCTCTGGGAGCGTTACGGCGAGACCATGAAGCAGATCCTCGAGGCCTACCGCGAAGGGGTGGCCGGCCGTGTCATCCTCAACGAGAACGGGCTCGTCTGGGCTTCGTGCGAAAGTCAGCCGATGACCTGGATGGACGCCATGATCGACGGGAAACCCGTCACCCCGCGAAACGGCTATCAGGTCGAGGTCAACGCCCTGTGGTACAACGCCCTCTGCTATACCCTGAAGCTGGCTGCCGAAAACGGCGACAAGAAGTTCGTCAAGGCCTGGGAGAAGCTCCCCGAAAAGACAAAGGCCGCATTCAACGAACTCTTTACGCTGCCCGAAGGCTATCTGGCCGACTACATCGGATTCGAAGGCCCGGCCCGGGAGATCCGCCCCAACATGATCATCGCCTGCGGCCTGCCCTTCAAGATGATCGACGAGCAGACGCAGCTGGCCGTCATCCAGACCGTACGCCAGCACCTGCTCACCCCGAAGGGTCTGCGGACGCTCTCGCCCCGAAACCCCCTCTACAAGGGTTCGCAGGAGGGTTCGCCCCGCGAGCGCCAGTTCTCGGCCAAGAACGGTTCGGTATGGACCTGGCTGCTGGAGTTCTACGTACAGGCCTGCTTCGACATCAACGGCGACTCGTTCCTGCCCGAGGCCGAGGAGATTCTCGAAAACTTCAACGAGGACATCCAGACCTACGGAATCGGCTCGATCGGCGAACTGTTCGATGCCGATCCTCCCTACTCGCCGCGCGGCGCCATTTCGCAGGCGTGGAGCGTGGGGGCCGTCCTGGACATCTACGCCATGATCCAGGAGCGCAAGGCCCGGATGGCCGCCGAGCCCAAAAAGAAGAGTACACGCAAAACGACCGCCAAAACCACGGCAGCCAAGGCCGCAGCCAAAACCACGGCAAAGGAGGCCGTAAAGAAAACTGAAGCGGTAAAAGAGGCAAAAACAGCTGAGGCCAAACCAGCCAAAAAGACGACCCGAAAGGCCGCAACCAAGAAGACGGCCGCAAAATAG
- a CDS encoding glycosyltransferase family 4 protein produces the protein MKVLMFGWEFPPHIAGGLGTACYGMTRGLARNGVDVTFVVPHAYGDEDQRFTHVLNASEVEALYGSTGSGADDILEKMSFIHIDSNMVPYISPEEYQSYHEQYVKSGQRTWSTTDAWKQRYTFSGKYGANLMEEVARYAVVAAQVAHDLEGQFDVIHAHDWLTYYAGIAAKRISGKPLVVHMHATEFDRSGENINTQVYAIERAGMEAADRVIAVSNLTRNIVINRYGIPADKVVTVHNAVRFAEHETAVPERGVTDKIVTFLGRITYQKGPDYFVEAAAKVLKRVPNVRFVMAGSGDMMNHIVRRVARLGIADRFHFTGFLRGEDVHKMFQLSDVYVMPSVSEPFGISPLEAMRSNVPVIISKQSGVAEVLDYAVKVDYWDVDALADAIYGLIEYPALAKMFASKGLEEVTNLKWNDAAAKIKKVYEDVIEENKNQSK, from the coding sequence ATGAAAGTATTAATGTTCGGATGGGAGTTCCCGCCCCATATTGCGGGCGGTTTGGGAACGGCCTGCTACGGAATGACCCGCGGTCTGGCTCGCAACGGTGTGGATGTGACCTTCGTGGTCCCGCACGCCTACGGCGACGAGGATCAGCGCTTCACCCACGTCCTGAATGCCAGTGAAGTCGAAGCCCTCTACGGTTCGACCGGCAGCGGTGCCGACGACATCCTCGAAAAGATGTCGTTCATCCACATCGACTCCAACATGGTCCCCTACATCTCCCCCGAAGAGTATCAGTCCTACCACGAACAGTATGTCAAGTCGGGTCAGCGGACCTGGTCGACAACCGACGCCTGGAAACAGCGTTACACCTTCTCGGGCAAGTACGGCGCCAATCTGATGGAAGAGGTGGCCCGCTACGCCGTCGTTGCGGCCCAGGTGGCCCACGATCTGGAGGGGCAGTTCGACGTCATCCACGCCCACGACTGGCTGACCTACTACGCCGGAATCGCTGCCAAGCGTATCTCCGGAAAACCGCTGGTCGTCCACATGCACGCCACGGAATTCGACCGCAGCGGCGAGAACATCAACACGCAGGTCTATGCCATCGAGCGCGCCGGCATGGAGGCCGCCGACCGCGTCATCGCCGTCTCGAACCTCACCCGCAACATCGTCATCAACCGCTACGGAATCCCGGCCGACAAGGTCGTGACGGTGCACAACGCCGTGCGTTTCGCCGAACACGAAACGGCGGTACCCGAACGCGGCGTGACGGACAAGATCGTCACCTTCCTCGGCCGAATCACCTATCAGAAGGGCCCCGACTACTTCGTCGAGGCGGCCGCCAAGGTCCTCAAACGCGTGCCCAACGTCCGCTTCGTGATGGCCGGATCGGGCGACATGATGAACCACATCGTCCGCCGCGTCGCACGCCTCGGAATCGCCGACCGTTTCCACTTCACCGGATTCCTCCGCGGCGAAGACGTCCACAAGATGTTCCAGTTGTCGGACGTCTACGTCATGCCTTCGGTCTCGGAGCCGTTCGGCATCTCGCCCCTCGAGGCCATGCGTTCGAACGTCCCGGTGATCATCTCCAAGCAAAGCGGTGTGGCCGAAGTGCTCGATTATGCCGTCAAGGTCGACTACTGGGATGTCGACGCCCTGGCCGATGCCATCTACGGTCTGATCGAATACCCGGCGCTGGCCAAAATGTTCGCGTCGAAAGGACTCGAAGAGGTGACGAACCTCAAGTGGAACGATGCCGCGGCCAAAATCAAGAAGGTCTACGAAGACGTCATCGAAGAGAACAAAAATCAATCAAAATAG